From Gadus macrocephalus chromosome 16, ASM3116895v1:
tggaaagtcaagattcacgcAAACCCTGTGGGGGAGGTGTTTTGCTACCTACCCCTGAGGATCAAGACCGGCCTACCAGTCCACATCAATGGTTGCTTTGCTGTGACTTCGAACCGCAAAGAGATCTGGAAGACAGACACTAAAGGCCATTGGAATGCTGTGTTCATGAGACATGTGATTGTCCAGGCATACTTAGCATCACTCAGTATGCTACGGTCGATGGCAGAAAGCGGAGAACTGCTTGACTACAATTACTATGCAACGTGGCCTGATCCAAGTCTTGTGCATGATGACTTCACCCTAATCAGTCAGGGGGTCTACCAGGAAATCGCCAAAGGAGGTGAGAGTGATCTTGCAAGGATGTTTTCCGATGGAAAAAACTGGGTGTCAATTCAATACGTCAGGTTCCTTGATGACACATTACTTTGCAGACCAGAAATTGGACCAGCTGCATTCAAGATCTTCTTCAAATACCTCAAAATGAGTGGCTCCCAAAACCTCTGTGCGGTTGAATTGCCCGATTGGGTGAAGGAGGGTTTTGATGATGCAGGGTGCAAAGGAAAGTTGATGGaaaacaccctcacagagaAGCAGTTCTTCCCTGAGGTATTTTTTCCGAATATCCAAGACATTGAAAAGGAGCTCAGAGATCCACTAATGCAATATGTACTGAATGAAAAACTGGATGAGTTTGCAGCCATTCTCAAAGTCACTCCATGCATTCCGTGCTCTGATGTCTCCGAACAGTTAGTTTTGCCTTCGAGGCTCATCCACCCAGAGGGAAGGGTTGCTAAACTTTACAATAAAAGTGATGGAAGGTTTCCTGGAGGAACTTCAAATGACTACCTGAACCCAGTGTGTTTAGTTAAGCTAGTGCAACTGGGCATGGTGAAGGATGATCTCTCATGGGAAGACTTGGTTGAACGTGCAGAGTCTGTGACTGATCTGAACGAAAATGACCATGTTGCTGCATGCTTCCGAAGCAGTATACTCCTGAGTCTCATAGATGAGAAGATGAAGTTGAAAGACCCAAGAGCAGCTGAACTTTCAGAAAAGCTTCAGGGCATAACATTCCTTCCATTCCTTTCAAGACCTGCAGGGTTTTCACTACCATGGCATGGGAATAACTTCTCCTCAACAACTATGTTCTGTGCTAGAGATCTCTTCACTACTGAACATCAGGACACAGTATGTCTCATGAAGCCAATCCTTAATGAAAGCTCGCCATCTTTCAAAGGATGTGGCCCAATCTCCTTGGCTGTGAAAGACTTTCTTGGATTGATCAGAAAGCCCACCGTGGCCCTAGTTGTCAGTCAACTGAAAGAACTATCAAAGTCATTTGATGGTGTCACTCTGTATCAGGAAAACATAACCAATGCCTGTTACAAGTACCTACACGAGGAGATGCTACAGGAGGAAAATTCAAAGGAGCAAATAGTGGAGGCTCTCAAAACATTCAACTCCATTCTGGTAGAGAACACATATGTTAATCCTTCCAAAGTTGCCTTCTCTCTGAATTTTGATGCAGCTCCATATCTGTATCAGCTTCCAAACAAGTACAGGAACAGCTGTCGTGAACTCTTTGAAAATGTTGGCGTTCATTCAAACTTCACAGTTGAGGACTTCTCTGCCGTCCTTGAACTAGTAAGGCAAGAATGTGGACGAAGGGCACTCAGTGAGGAGAACTTTCAGCTCTCTCGCAGAATCATTAGTGAAGGAATTTGGAGTTGGATCCGTGACAAAAGCCAAGAATTCTGCCAAACTAATTACAGCCAGATTCTTCTACCTGACTCTAATCTGACGCTACAGACATCCAAATCCCTGTGCTATAACGACTGTCCATGGATTAAAGTCAGGGACACCACTGTGAAGTACTGTCATGGAGATATTCCGAGAGAAGTCGCTGTGAAATTAGGAGCAGTTCCCAAACGTCACAAGGCGTTGGAGAGGTATGCCTCTAATGTTTGTTTCACTGCACTTGGGAGTGAGTTTGGACAGAAAGAGAAGCTTACAACCAGGATTAAAAGTATACTCAATGCTTATCCATCAGAGAAGGAAATGCTCAAAGAACTTTTGCAAAATGCAGATGATGCAAAAGCAACTGAGATTTACTTCATCTTTGATCCAAGAACCCACCCAACAGATAGAATCTTTGACGACAAGTGGGTGCCAATGCAAGGCCCATCACTCTGTGTATTCAACAATCAACCTTTCACAGAGGATGATGTCAGAGGTATACAGAACCTTGGAAGAGGAACAAAAGAGGCCAATCCAGGTAAAACTGGACAGTATGGAATAGGATTCAATTCTGTCTATCATATCACAGACTGCCCCTCCTTCATCTCAAACAATGATATTCTCTGTATCTTTGATCCACATGCACAATTTGCACCTGGAGCAACATCTGCAAGTCCTGGAAGAATGTTCAGGGATTTGGACTCTGACTTCAGATCTCAATTTTCAGACGTCCTTGGTCTTTACCTTGGAGACCATTTTAAGTTGGAACGCAGCACAATGTTCCGCTTCCCCATACGCTCAAAAGAGATGGCAAAGTCATCTGAGATCAGCTCTGTTCCTGCGTCTGACAGAATGGTGCAAAACCTTTTGGACAAACTGAAAAGCGACGGTGCCGAGCTTCTGATGTTTCTGAACCACATGGAGAAAATATCGATCTGTGAAATCCAAAATTCAACGGGTGACCTCAAAGTTTTATACTCAGTTGCAGCTAAAATAACAGACGGCGATCGCCTAAAACGCAAACAGTTTCATGCCTCTGTCGTTGACAGTGTGACAAAAAAGAAGCCCCTTCCTGCTATTCCAGTGCAACAGATCACCTACACAATGGATATAGAGGACACCGAAGGGAATTTGACCACATGGATGATCTGCAATCGCTCTGGGTTCCCAAACATGGAAAAGGTCTCAAAAAGTGTCATCTCAGCCCACAAAAATGAAGACGTAACACTATTTCCTCGTGGAGGTGTAGCTGCATGTGTGAGCCACAACTACAAAAAACCCCACAGAGCTTTCTGCTTTCTACCGCTCTCACTAGAGACTGGATTACCGTTTCACGTCAATGGCCATTTTGCGTTAGACTCTGCGAGAAGAAACCTATGGAGAGATGACAATGGAGTAGGAGTAAGAAGTGACTGGAACTACAACCTGATGACATCCCTGATTGCACCTGCCTTTGTGGAACTGTTGGTCCAGCTAAAGCGCAGATACTTCCCAGGTCCTGACCCCACCATGACTGTCATTCAAGCAACACCAATTCATGTTGTAAAAGAAACATTGCGCAAATTCATGTACTTCTTTCCTGTCAACAGAGTAGACATACAGCCAGATTGGTATTGTTTGGTCAAAGCACTCTACAACTGCATTCATGCTGACCTGAAACGTCTGCTTCCTGTGGTCAGAACCCCACATATGGACAATTCTGATATGCACTCAGTGATTTACATCTCATGGGTAAACATGTCCATTGCAAACAAAGGCAGGGCCTATTTTGACAACTTGCTCCAAGATGAGCTTCACCACATGAAAACTACAGAGTACAACATCTCTACAAGGAAATCTGTTGCTGAAAATGTGTATCGACTGAAGACATTACTCCTAGATATTGGCTTTCACCTGGTCCACAGTTGTGATGAGACTTCAGATCTTTACCTTTGTTTGGAAGATGCAGGAATTCCAGTGAGTTATGTGACTCCAGAGGATGTCCGGAACTTTCTCCACACATTCTCATCGCCAGACTCATCGTGCCAAATTGGGAAACTCCCATGTCGACTCCAGCAGTCCAACTACAAGCTTTTCCACAGTTTAAAACTTCTTGTGGACTACTGCTTCAAAGAGATTGAGGTGGACGGAATCCAAATCCAGGGATTGCCTCTTTTGTTAACTATGGACAACATGCTTCAGGTGTTTGACTCCAAGAGACCAAAGTTCTTGACAGGACATCATGAGCTGATTTCATCAAGGAAAGAAATGTTCATGAACACATTGTACATCAAGTATAGTGACCTCTTGTTGAAAGCTGGTGTGGCAAAGCCCTTTGATATCAGTAGTTTGTGTGACCTACTCTGCTCTGTACTTCCAAGAGAGTATCGCACACGGATCCCTGTGAAGTGGAGAGATGGATTTGCAAGTGAATCGTGGCTAAAAAGTGCATGGCACTTCATTAGCGAAAACATTGCTGTTAAGGAGGAACAGGCTGATAGCAAACCTAGTTTCGACAATGTTCTTGAAATACTAAAAGACTGGGCACTGTTGCCTGGCATCAAATTCATGGCAAGAGACAAACTTGTCATTCCAGAGCACGATGTGCTATTGCCCCTGAGTTTGATAAATGTCGCCATCTTTCCACATGGCCAAAATGACAAAGCCTTTCATACATTAATGAAAGGAGGCTGCATTCAGCTTGCAGTGAACAAAATCTGTGTCAAAGAGAACCCAATGATGCCTTTTCTGGCAAAGCACACAGCAAGCATTGATAACCCACCAAGCATTCTAAAAGCTGTAGAATACATGATTCAGACGTCAGCATTCAAACCGGCCAGCCTGAATGACAAGGACTTTGAGGCTCTTCTGTTGTATTTTAATTGCAACCTGGCTAACCTCACACCGGAGGATGTACAAAGCCTTAAACTCCTTCCATGTTTCAAATCAGTCAGTGGGAGACACATAAGCATCGCAAACTATGGGTCTTGCTATGTTTTAGGAAAAAACATACCAACCGCAGACATGGATAAATGGGCTCACACAACAGCATGCGCCTTTCTTGCAGACAATCCACAATTGAAGGAGCTGTACAGTTTCCTTGGATGTATCCCAATTGATGATTTGGAGGTGTACCTCAAACATCTCCTGCCGAAGTTTGAAAGTCTTACATATGAGGCAAAAATCgaacacattgtttatttgaaGGAGAGACTCATGTCAATGGAGGAATCATGTGGAATCAAAGATCAGCTTTATGACAAGCTAGAGGGACTTGCTTTCATCTATGACTACACAAACAGACTCAAGACCACCAAAACATTTTATGACAAGACGATCCACGTGTTTGAAGTAATGCTCCCTACCAAGTCGTTCATCCCTAACGACTTCTTCAGGAAGGTTGAGCAAATAACAAAGCCCAAAAATGTGACAACATTTGTCACATCATGGATCACATTTCTCAGAAACATAGGACTCAAGCATGTTGTTTCTCAGCAACAAGTTCTCCAGTTTGCAAAAGAAGTCAGCATCAAAGCACAAACAGAAAATTGGACCAAAGAGAATGTGCAAGTCATTGTCGATGCTCTCCTGAATCACATTTTCAATGACAGGACAGATCTGTTTGCTGGTTCTTTCCTCAAAGAGCTGTCGATGATTCAGTTTTTGTGTTCTGAAAGAGCTCCTGCAGAACTTATTTTTCTTCATTCACAATACCAAGACATGAGTGGCATGCTTCCTCTGATTCGATTCAGTGGATCTCAATTGAACCCCAAATTCAAACAAACGGATGTTATCCATTTGCTCTGGACATCTTGTCCAATTCTACCAGAAAAGGCCACACCATCAAGCATAAAGGACCAGGATGGCAGCACACTCACTGGACAAGAACAACTTGACCAAGTACTTACCATGTTAAATGTGAACTTGGATCCACCATTGGACAAGGTCATATGCAACTGCAAGAACATCTGCAACATTTCCAATCCAGATGATGACATGGTGAAAACAAGGAACAAAGTTTTACGGTCCACCTATGAATTTCTAAGCGGTGACAAGCGAGACTTCCGATACCAGCTTCGTGGGGTGTCGTTTGTTATGGTTGAAGATGGTTGGAAACTACTGAAACCTGAGGAGGTTGTCATCAATCTGGACAATGAATCTGACTTCAAGCCCTACTTATACAAACTACCATTAGAGCTTGGCACCTTTCATCAGCTGTTCAAGCTTCTGGGCACAGAAGATATTGTATCAACCAAACAGTATGTTGAAGTATTGTGCCGCATTCATAGAAATTCTGAGGGCAAGCAGCTTGATCCCAATGAGATGAGAACTGTGAAAAGGGCTGTCTCTGGACTGTTCAAAACTCTCCAAAATGATCCAGTGGAAATTCGCAAGGATCTGGACAGTCTCAAAGACATTACTTTTTATCTGCCAAGCCATGACGGCAGACTAGCAAAATCAAATAGTTTAGTATTTGATGATGCTCCACACTACAAGAGCAGAATCCAGGGTAATGTTGGTGTTCAAATGCTCGTAGATATGAGCCAGTGCTATCTAGGCAAAGATCATTCTTTCCATACAAAGCTGATCATGCTACTCCCGCAGAAGTTGAGGCCTAGACTTCTAAGCAGCATCCTCGAAGAGCAATTAGACGAAGATTCTCCTAAAATGTGCCAGTTTGGAGCCCTCTGTTCTCTCCAAGGTCGCCTACAGCTATTACTGTCCTCAGAGCAGTTCATTACGGGACTCATTAGAATCATGAAACATGAAAACGACAATACATTCCTTGTGAATGAGGAAAAAGCCATACGCCTCTGTAAAGCACTTTGCGAGGGACTGAAGGTCTCGTGTTTTGAGAAACTCCAAACAACATTACGAGTCAAAGGATGCAGCCCCATTCCACACAGCCGCAGTGAAACGCTCGCATTTCTGAAGAGATACGGGACATCTGTCATCCACCTCTATATCCAACACTCAGACAGTAAGGACATCAATTTTCTCTTGGCATTGGCCATGACACTGAAATCAGCCACAGACAATTTGATATCCGACACGTCTTATCTGATCGCAATGCTAGGTTGCAACGACATTTATAGAATCACAGAGAAGTTGGATAATCTTGGTGTAAAGTATGATTCAACAGAACCCTCCAAACTGGAGCTGCCCCTCCCTGGAACACCCATACCAGCTGAGATACATCACATACTCCTGATGGACCCCATGAATGTGTTTTATCCAGGGGAGTATGTAGGATACTTGGTAGACTCCGAGGGGGGAGACATCTATGGGTCCTACCAGCCAACATACACGTATGCCATCATTGTTCAAGAAGTGGAAAAGGGTGAAGATGATAGCTCAAAATGTTTCCAGATTGACATTGGCTATAGCGAGTACAAAGTTGTGAGTTCCCTCGACTTGTACAAATTCTCCAGACATGATGACAGTTCTCAGGTAAAAGACAGTGGTGCTCCGTCAACTCCAACAAGCCCAAGTCGTTCAGCGAGTCCCCGAATGACACCACCTCTGTTTCCTGGAAAGGAAAATCAGAGACCCAGTGCGCAAAAGCATTCCCCTAAAAAGATCAAGATTCACACGTTGCCTGAAATTCTGAAAGAAGTGACCTTAGTTGTGGAGCAAGCTTGGAAGCTTCCGGAGACGGAAAGGAAGAAAATGATAAGACGATTGTATCTCAAATGGCATCCAGACAAAAACGCAGAGAATCTTGACATCGCCACAGAGGTGTTCAAGCACTTACAGAGCGAGATCACCAGGATGGAAAAGCAATCTTTAAGTGATCAGCAAAACACAGAAAGGACCTCCAGGAGGCCCTTCTCTACCTCGTCTACACGCTTCCAGTCAGAAAAGTTCTCGTTCCAAAGATTCTACACCTCATGGAACCAGGAGGCAGGCAGCCATAAGTCAGAGAGGCAACAATTCAGAGATCATTATCCCACCAGCTTCGCAGGTTCATCGCATTCAAATCGCTTCTTTGTGCCCCCAACATTCAAGTCCGTCGGAAACCCTGTAGAAGCCCGCAGGTGGCTGAGGCAAGCAAGGGCAAACTTTTCCGCAGCCAGGAATGACCTTCATAAGAACGCCAATGAGTGGGTGTGCTTCAAATGCTACCTGGCTACAAAACTAGCACTGATAGCAGCTGACTATGCGGTTAGAGGAAAGTCAGACAAAGATGTGAAACCAACCTCTCTGGCACAGAAGGTGGAAGAGTACAACCCCAACTTAACTGGTCTTACCAACGATGTTCAAATCCTTGAGGGATATGGTGTAGACAGTCTCAGAACCCGCTATCCCGACCTGCTGCCCTTCCCACAGATTCCCAACGACAGATTCACCTCGGAGGTAGCAATGAGAGTGATGGAGTGCACTGCACGgattatcattaaacttgaaaCTTTTGTCCAGCAAAAAATATAAAGTGGGCGCTATACCGCTGTTAAAATACAGGGATGGAAAGTTATGGAGGCATTATGCATTTAACCTCTCGTAAAGGGTAGATCAGAGATTgtgtacaatacagagtacctTCTTTATTTTGAGGCAAATTCAAGTATCCCAGCTGGCAGCTTAAGATACATATGCAGTGGCTGAACGGCGATAAGGTTGGGGCCTATGCACAATGTATAAATGTATGGCTGCTGAAATCACATGAAGAAGCCGTCTCATGTTATGTGTTGCTGTAGTCTGTGAATTTATAAACCTGCAATCTGCAAATGCTGTACATATACCTGTGCTGAGCAATATATTTGTTTACCAAAGTCCCAATGTCGGATATCTTTGATCTCAGTTTGAGGGCATTTTGCTGCTTTTTTTGTACTTTAGTTTTTATAAAAGTATATTTTCCTCCCAGATGACCCTTGACTCTATTTACGgttgtaaaaagaaaatgcgACAAAGCTATTGCTTCTCTATAAAGATCAAGAATTGCCACTATAAGGGTTAGGATCGTGTAAATGTCAAAACACTTGTTTGTATATTTAccttttaattatttaatattttgatGGTTGATTTCCTATCATCACTGTAAACATTGTAAATGTTTTCTGTAACATAGCCTACTGCTTGTTAATTGACAAAGCACTTTTACTAGCCCTGTTTAGCATTTGTATCACCCTGGCAACCAGCGAGAATTCAACTGCAAAAAGTTGCCTTTTCATCAAATCCTAATTGTTTGTTATGTTAGAGGATCATATATTGAGCTGTATTTATAATACATGTATCATTTCATCCATGGTCGAAGAACTGTTCTCCCCCAAGGATGCCATTGTGTTATTATGTTTTCCCCCATAGTTTAGAGAAGTCAGAGAGAAGTCAGATTTTGTATTAGCGACCCCCAGTAAATACCAATTGTGtggccagaaaaaaaacatagaatagCTGTACAACAGCTGAatattacaatacatgcacgtAAGATTGAAATTTCCACTGGTGCAATGACTTTTGGGTACATTCATTGGTTTAGTTTTGCCAACACATAATCATTTTCTCGGATATTTCTGTTGTCGGGCCTTTAATGACTTCAATCCTCATGAAATTGTAAAATTAATTTTTTACTGTTTTACTATTGATGTTTTTCAAGGCTGCAAAAACCTGTGGCAACTCAAATCATTTCTGAAAATGCTGTGCTTGTGGTCTCAATAAATACAACTACTCTGATGTGAATGAACTCTCAAGGAAGTATCCTTGAAGACCCGTTAAAACTAAAATAAGCAATGGAAAACATTGTATGTCATTTGCTGATTTACACTGTGCCATAATTAATAAATCCTCCTTCATTCAACTGTCTCAGTGATCTCTCAGGGTGAGGGAAACCGAGAAAAGTTACCTTTTACACAAGACTAAAAAAGAGTTGCAAAGTGGGGGGAGCTTATGGTTCTTGAAACAAAACCTTGATTAATTTATCCCTaagaatattttattttccagaGAATTAATTAATGACATAACATACAATCTGCAATGGAATAATGAGGCCATTATTGTAACTACCTATGTATTAACACGCTAATGACCAACTTCTATCTCTGGATTTAAATGTAAGGGCTAGTTCCACATGGTGGCGTCGTGTTACACTTAAGTGAACTCTTCCTCAGATATGCAGTTGATATGTAGTTTAAAGTGTAATTTCTGGGAAAAtttaacccagggtctttttcgGCATGAATCCAACAAAATATGCCCTTCAGacacttttttttgttaataatcGAGAATAGAGCTTGCCCAAAGTTGCCTGGAGCAATGTAAAAGCCCaaatggcttccatgttattggctagggGCACAGCAAACGCTTCCAAATCTGCATTTTGATCCACTTATCCACAAGACCCTGAGTTCAATtctcgccggaattacactttacaTGCAATTATGAGGTCACATGTCTTCAGCTGTGTATTAACTTGTTTACGTAAACGATATAGGCCAATGTACCAAAGGTTCCCTCTTTCATGAATGATTTTGTTATGTTACACGAGTTGTTAGACAGATATGCAACACAACCAAGCTATGTAACGATATTCAACTGTTACATGTGTTACATGCACATTCAAAGGTTTctcatgtcatgtcatgttAACTTTTATTATTACACAAGTGTAACAATATTTCCATATTACACTACAAGTTGTGACACTAGTTACAGGTTCCATAACGTAATAACATAAAACATGATGTAATGTTTAGTAACATTGATTACCACTCAAGAATGCCTTGGATTTGTTTGAAAATGGATTAAAGTGAGAACAATAGCATCGTCATGAAGAGGATAACATGGTAGTCTGACACATAGGCTACCTAGCGCGTTAGGAATAACTCTTGGTCTCTTCTGACATCTTGTGGGAAAAGGTTGAACTGCAGCATCACCAAGGAAGTCAAACGCTATCGTAAGACTTGAGATAGTTGTGACTCAACGGCAGTGTGGTGTATTTGTGGGTATTTCCTCTCTGTAAGAACACCTGTCCAGGCCCGGTTCCAGAACAGAATGCCTTGGGGTGCATCTGAGATTACAGGGGGTGCACCAGTACTATACTAAAACCAGCTACCCAGCTTCAGTTTAGACTTCGCTTTTTTACACACAGGCCTTTCCTACCATAGACAAGCACTTCTGCGTAGTTCTACTGACATGTTGGGACAACAAACAATTACTGTGCTTAAAAGGTGGTATCATATCATGCCTTGTGATGTGAAGAACATTTCAGCTGCAACATTAGCTTATTGATATCTTAGATAGCTTTGAATATGAGATAGGTTTTTgatatgtgtgatgtgtgaggtGTTTAAAAGAACAGAAttctacacaaaaaaaaaaacatgtgactgcaattcaaaaataacgtttattttttataaattgtggC
This genomic window contains:
- the sacs gene encoding sacsin isoform X1, which produces MACCPDPWWPRVTVRHEYMGCRSYCLSHSTSVGDVKQRLYEETDLPVTEQRLVHNGRALDDGIQIGTLLLPGSPEVSVTLEGMGLKGGGRFGQTTPPLVEFLKDILRRYPEGGQILKELIQNAEDAGATEVKFMFDETEYGVESLWSPDMAQYQGPALYVYNDAVFTGEDWNGIQEIARSRKREDPLKVGRFGIGFNSVYHITDVPSIFSSEQIGMLDPHQTLFGVHESGQCWNLKTDIKEVTELADQFAPYFGIFGSSEKAIKDGSFPGTLFRFPLRMKPSQLSSNIYNKEKILELFDSFKADADTVLLFLKSVQKVSLHIRESDGTERMLFQVTAMENADDKSEKPNSLKTLGQAIDCYSNGVPSSTITCATYQLNIETQDEMVKETQRTTWLVCNGVGGRGMSTELDSLAEDLKFIPAVGIALPLTVIKEEEGASSGFEGRAFCFLPLPPGEESVTGLPVHVSGFFGLTDNRRSIKWREVDQWRDPAALWNELLIVNIIPRAYFTLIMEVIRRVQIKKDQDFPLSPKETYLAWPDPHRVKARWKPILQPLLQELLQQQVIYSLSQSWIRADEAVFSELDSGNNVSDTVISYLQSTGMQVAAVPAAIDAVLATHVSRPSEVRKVSPHLVRQVIRKSKHKGPAQEKLLLLEFVLSDSCYGDLIGLELLPLQDETFVMFSSSISEKDAIYVASDDYPRALFPGLDNRFILASISPSVMDSLKNAAKSRVSQYLWGCTGRACTQVAVLTPERSARLLKEILSRTWPTRDFAVNWEPANPEKKHPSFSWLKLVWKHLYIHFSDDLSMFEDMPLIPNVPLEESNDNVELLRLKIPSPIILTDEEGALHSESLLEIMKKLGAVVVKKMDPCLQHPLLKNYIHPSKPSYLLQIMDRSSMKRVANQVSSFSVKEKVALREFLAGLADITEKERCMLIELSIFEKVGPCSDKGTPTFTSLRGARALHHTAKYPPDVKLSLNVVSCNDEASMRLVKMAKIEQVKTSDFFRLVIQDIEKGVYSKDEITKIMLWALKHLSFLKNENSSVIGWLSNLKFMHSSLGKPISATDLFDPELEILQNLFYMEEKSRFPTSTFTTSPDILHSLRQLGLKNEVQLTEKDVVQVAKKIEELQGGKEPEWDSVVKKAQTLLQILNRQTKLVKSTEAQTTLLKLKWVPVCKERPLNYPKSLAWMGDTSHIGRLSEMCDISHAVLVGSSVAHVERTSAGMKKALKLCIEPQVDQVLQHLQAVNDWHQSQAFTTEDWYQFQQILFEIYGFMQAHLEDAREAMKSLPFDWVWTGKTFSSPGHTVLKPIPDLDLQPYLYSLPKTIRKFHKLFKFCGSVEEVVPSNVFEVIRTVQQRCQEEMTKGESKHDLLLLINILRWLYSNQIPVSIDMHVPILCYKDPSKLAMKPIHECTYCDIKVDDLNDLLEDASEPIILVHDDIPMKTAEWLKVPCLSTRLINPENLGFEQSGQREPLTVRIKNILEEYPSVADIFKELLQNADDANATECSFLIDMRKNTDIRENLLDPGMIACHGPSLWSFNNSVFSDTDFLNITRLGGSMKRCEADKVGKFGLGFNSVYHITDIPIIMSREFMIMFDPNINHISKHITDKSNPGIKINWSKQQKRLRKFPNQFKPFINVFNCQLPLAQESPYKYEGTLFRLPFRTEQEASGSEISTMYYNTTDIYSLVDEFSICGHRLILFTQHVGTMVLKYLKYEEPNPALAQDVVCINKSVWSCKASYGPLSILKSAAKVMKKVAATNRVPADVPKSGCIIRIMVEEFHNVFKRIVDLQSPLFRGSEEDPNQYFEMAAKGIQTRRLTDEMPQKAVDVTNWLICSCMDSTEALKFSLGESGKRLGLVPCGGVAVLLSEEENRKWKVKIHANPVGEVFCYLPLRIKTGLPVHINGCFAVTSNRKEIWKTDTKGHWNAVFMRHVIVQAYLASLSMLRSMAESGELLDYNYYATWPDPSLVHDDFTLISQGVYQEIAKGGESDLARMFSDGKNWVSIQYVRFLDDTLLCRPEIGPAAFKIFFKYLKMSGSQNLCAVELPDWVKEGFDDAGCKGKLMENTLTEKQFFPEVFFPNIQDIEKELRDPLMQYVLNEKLDEFAAILKVTPCIPCSDVSEQLVLPSRLIHPEGRVAKLYNKSDGRFPGGTSNDYLNPVCLVKLVQLGMVKDDLSWEDLVERAESVTDLNENDHVAACFRSSILLSLIDEKMKLKDPRAAELSEKLQGITFLPFLSRPAGFSLPWHGNNFSSTTMFCARDLFTTEHQDTVCLMKPILNESSPSFKGCGPISLAVKDFLGLIRKPTVALVVSQLKELSKSFDGVTLYQENITNACYKYLHEEMLQEENSKEQIVEALKTFNSILVENTYVNPSKVAFSLNFDAAPYLYQLPNKYRNSCRELFENVGVHSNFTVEDFSAVLELVRQECGRRALSEENFQLSRRIISEGIWSWIRDKSQEFCQTNYSQILLPDSNLTLQTSKSLCYNDCPWIKVRDTTVKYCHGDIPREVAVKLGAVPKRHKALERYASNVCFTALGSEFGQKEKLTTRIKSILNAYPSEKEMLKELLQNADDAKATEIYFIFDPRTHPTDRIFDDKWVPMQGPSLCVFNNQPFTEDDVRGIQNLGRGTKEANPGKTGQYGIGFNSVYHITDCPSFISNNDILCIFDPHAQFAPGATSASPGRMFRDLDSDFRSQFSDVLGLYLGDHFKLERSTMFRFPIRSKEMAKSSEISSVPASDRMVQNLLDKLKSDGAELLMFLNHMEKISICEIQNSTGDLKVLYSVAAKITDGDRLKRKQFHASVVDSVTKKKPLPAIPVQQITYTMDIEDTEGNLTTWMICNRSGFPNMEKVSKSVISAHKNEDVTLFPRGGVAACVSHNYKKPHRAFCFLPLSLETGLPFHVNGHFALDSARRNLWRDDNGVGVRSDWNYNLMTSLIAPAFVELLVQLKRRYFPGPDPTMTVIQATPIHVVKETLRKFMYFFPVNRVDIQPDWYCLVKALYNCIHADLKRLLPVVRTPHMDNSDMHSVIYISWVNMSIANKGRAYFDNLLQDELHHMKTTEYNISTRKSVAENVYRLKTLLLDIGFHLVHSCDETSDLYLCLEDAGIPVSYVTPEDVRNFLHTFSSPDSSCQIGKLPCRLQQSNYKLFHSLKLLVDYCFKEIEVDGIQIQGLPLLLTMDNMLQVFDSKRPKFLTGHHELISSRKEMFMNTLYIKYSDLLLKAGVAKPFDISSLCDLLCSVLPREYRTRIPVKWRDGFASESWLKSAWHFISENIAVKEEQADSKPSFDNVLEILKDWALLPGIKFMARDKLVIPEHDVLLPLSLINVAIFPHGQNDKAFHTLMKGGCIQLAVNKICVKENPMMPFLAKHTASIDNPPSILKAVEYMIQTSAFKPASLNDKDFEALLLYFNCNLANLTPEDVQSLKLLPCFKSVSGRHISIANYGSCYVLGKNIPTADMDKWAHTTACAFLADNPQLKELYSFLGCIPIDDLEVYLKHLLPKFESLTYEAKIEHIVYLKERLMSMEESCGIKDQLYDKLEGLAFIYDYTNRLKTTKTFYDKTIHVFEVMLPTKSFIPNDFFRKVEQITKPKNVTTFVTSWITFLRNIGLKHVVSQQQVLQFAKEVSIKAQTENWTKENVQVIVDALLNHIFNDRTDLFAGSFLKELSMIQFLCSERAPAELIFLHSQYQDMSGMLPLIRFSGSQLNPKFKQTDVIHLLWTSCPILPEKATPSSIKDQDGSTLTGQEQLDQVLTMLNVNLDPPLDKVICNCKNICNISNPDDDMVKTRNKVLRSTYEFLSGDKRDFRYQLRGVSFVMVEDGWKLLKPEEVVINLDNESDFKPYLYKLPLELGTFHQLFKLLGTEDIVSTKQYVEVLCRIHRNSEGKQLDPNEMRTVKRAVSGLFKTLQNDPVEIRKDLDSLKDITFYLPSHDGRLAKSNSLVFDDAPHYKSRIQGNVGVQMLVDMSQCYLGKDHSFHTKLIMLLPQKLRPRLLSSILEEQLDEDSPKMCQFGALCSLQGRLQLLLSSEQFITGLIRIMKHENDNTFLVNEEKAIRLCKALCEGLKVSCFEKLQTTLRVKGCSPIPHSRSETLAFLKRYGTSVIHLYIQHSDSKDINFLLALAMTLKSATDNLISDTSYLIAMLGCNDIYRITEKLDNLGVKYDSTEPSKLELPLPGTPIPAEIHHILLMDPMNVFYPGEYVGYLVDSEGGDIYGSYQPTYTYAIIVQEVEKGEDDSSKCFQIDIGYSEYKVVSSLDLYKFSRHDDSSQVKDSGAPSTPTSPSRSASPRMTPPLFPGKENQRPSAQKHSPKKIKIHTLPEILKEVTLVVEQAWKLPETERKKMIRRLYLKWHPDKNAENLDIATEVFKHLQSEITRMEKQSLSDQQNTERTSRRPFSTSSTRFQSEKFSFQRFYTSWNQEAGSHKSERQQFRDHYPTSFAGSSHSNRFFVPPTFKSVGNPVEARRWLRQARANFSAARNDLHKNANEWVCFKCYLATKLALIAADYAVRGKSDKDVKPTSLAQKVEEYNPNLTGLTNDVQILEGYGVDSLRTRYPDLLPFPQIPNDRFTSEVAMRVMECTARIIIKLETFVQQKI